A window of the Cuculus canorus isolate bCucCan1 chromosome 3, bCucCan1.pri, whole genome shotgun sequence genome harbors these coding sequences:
- the LOC128851788 gene encoding ostricacin-2-like, whose translation MRILYLLFPLFLLLLQGAAGSTLAPRNEKECLRQKGFCAILKCNFPYIIAGKCSRFSFCCKK comes from the exons ATGCGGATCCTGTACCTgctcttccccctcttcctcctgttGCTCCAAGGTGCTGCAG GATCCACCTTGGCTccaagaaatgagaaagaatgtCTTCGACAAAAAGGCTTCTGTGCAATTCTGAAATGCAATTTTCCCTATATCATCGCTGGGAAATGTTCaaggttttccttttgctgcaaAAAGTAA
- the LOC104065691 gene encoding LOW QUALITY PROTEIN: antimicrobial peptide THP2 (The sequence of the model RefSeq protein was modified relative to this genomic sequence to represent the inferred CDS: inserted 1 base in 1 codon; deleted 1 base in 1 codon; substituted 2 bases at 2 genomic stop codons) produces MKILYLLFSLLFLALQVSPGLSSPQRDKIFCRKGTCHFGRCPVHLVKVGSCFGFRSCCKWXAMGCIKTSWIVHSXMRISSKPRNFLXIPLLLKASDSATKPCAPFILNVKSFVI; encoded by the exons ATGAAGATCCTCTAcctgctcttttctcttctcttcttggCCCTCCAAGTTTCTCCAG GTTTGTCTTCACCCCAGCGGGACAAGATTTTCTGTAGAAAAGGGACCTGTCACTTTGGAAGATGTCCTGTCCATTTGGTTAAAGTTGGAAGTTGCTTTGGGTTCCGCTCCTGCTGCAAATGGTGA GCCATGGGATGCATAAAAACTTCATGGATTGTTCATT TGATGAGAATTTCTTCTAAACCCAGGAATTTTCTTTGAATCCCCTTA CTGCTAAAGGCATCAGATTCTGCTACAAAACCTTGTGCGCCTTTCATTTTGAATGTAAAAAGCTTTGTGATATAG
- the LOC128851787 gene encoding gallinacin-9 yields MRILFFLFAVLFFLFQAAPAYSQEAADTLACRQNRGSCSFVPCSAPLVDIGTCRGGKLKCCKWTPSS; encoded by the exons ATGAgaatccttttcttcctctttgctgttctcttcttcctcttccaggcTGCCCCAG CTTACAGCCAAGAAGCTGCTGATACCTTAGCCTGCCGGCAAAACCGGGGCTCCTGCTCGTTCGTGCCGTGCTCTGCGCCTCTGGTTGACATTGGGACCTGCCGTGGTGGGAAGCTGAAATGCTGCAAATG GACACCCAGTTCCTAA
- the LOC104065686 gene encoding gallinacin-10-like, which produces MRILYLLFAIVFLLFQAAPGSADPLFPDTVECRSQGNFCRVGSCPPTFTVSGSCHSGLLKCCSK; this is translated from the exons ATGAGGATCCTCTACCTGCTCTTCGCTAttgtcttcctcctcttccaggcTGCTCCAG GTTCTGCAGATCCTCTTTTTCCTGACACCGTGGAGTGCAGGTCCCAGGGAAATTTCTGCCGTGTTGGGTCATGCCCACCCACTTTCACTGTCTCGGGGTCGTGCCATTCAGGGCTGCTGAAATGCTGTTCAAAGTAA